In Cedecea neteri, a single genomic region encodes these proteins:
- a CDS encoding LysR family transcriptional regulator, with the protein MDFTLRQLKFFIALAQTKQISKAATRCHISQSSMTVAMRNLEEVLNSQLFLRHAKGVQLTPSGERFLLHARKIISDSQHAIEDLQYQPELAAGEITIGIARTISAYLLPAIISEVEQHFPLMVIRFVENEPARLIEQLRHGTLAFSLVLTSNISHDAGLNVETFIRSQRRLWVAQGHPLLSQSGVKLADIAGAPFIMLDTDKYPDVICQHWQAKGGRPNIVFTTTSFETVRSLVAKGRGVTILSDLVYRPWSHEGLRVMRKTIEDSSTYMDVGAVTLKENTLVESERMVLDYLRGLIIRLDDNA; encoded by the coding sequence ATGGATTTTACTCTTCGGCAACTGAAGTTTTTCATTGCTTTAGCACAGACGAAACAGATTTCCAAAGCGGCGACGCGCTGCCATATTTCGCAGTCCTCAATGACCGTCGCCATGCGCAATCTGGAAGAAGTGCTGAACAGCCAGCTCTTTCTGCGTCACGCTAAGGGCGTGCAGCTTACGCCGTCCGGTGAGCGCTTTTTGCTTCATGCGCGCAAAATTATCAGCGACAGTCAGCATGCTATCGAGGATCTGCAGTACCAGCCCGAGCTGGCTGCGGGAGAGATAACGATTGGCATCGCCAGGACGATTTCGGCCTATTTACTGCCGGCAATTATCAGTGAAGTCGAACAGCACTTTCCCCTGATGGTGATCCGTTTTGTTGAAAACGAGCCAGCCAGGCTTATTGAACAACTCCGGCACGGAACGCTGGCGTTTTCCCTGGTGCTTACGTCGAACATTAGCCACGACGCGGGACTTAACGTTGAGACATTTATTCGCTCGCAGCGCCGTCTTTGGGTTGCTCAGGGCCATCCGCTGCTCAGCCAGTCGGGTGTGAAACTGGCCGATATTGCAGGCGCACCGTTTATTATGCTGGATACGGATAAATACCCGGACGTCATTTGCCAGCACTGGCAGGCGAAAGGAGGGCGACCAAATATCGTTTTTACCACCACGTCCTTTGAAACAGTGCGCAGCCTGGTGGCCAAGGGAAGGGGCGTCACTATTTTATCAGATCTGGTCTATCGGCCCTGGTCTCATGAGGGGTTACGGGTGATGCGAAAAACGATAGAGGATAGTTCAACCTACATGGATGTAGGCGCTGTCACCCTGAAGGAAAACACGCTGGTGGAAAGCGAGAGAATGGTGCTCGATTACCTGCGGGGCCTCATCATTCGCCTCGATGACAATGCCTGA
- the uspE gene encoding universal stress protein UspE — protein sequence MANYQNMLVAIDPNQDDQPALRRAVYLHQRIGGRIKAFLPIYDFSYEMTTLLSPDERTAMRKGVISQRTAWIKQQAQYYIEAGIPIDIKVVWHNRPFEAIIQEVIAGGHDLLLKMAHQHDKLEAVIFTPTDWHLLRKCPCPVWMVKDQPWPEGGKALVAVNLASEELYHNALNEKLVRETLKLADDVNHTEVHLIGAYPVTPINIAIELPDFDPSVYNDAIRGQHLVAMKALRQKYGIDEKMTHVEKGLPEEVIPDLAEHLQAGIVVLGTVGRTGLSAAFLGNTAEQVIDHLRCDLLVIKPDDYQTPVEMDDPEDD from the coding sequence ATGGCAAACTACCAAAACATGCTAGTCGCGATTGACCCTAACCAGGACGATCAACCTGCCCTGCGGCGTGCTGTTTATTTGCATCAACGGATTGGCGGCAGGATCAAAGCCTTCCTGCCTATCTATGATTTTTCCTACGAAATGACCACGCTTCTGTCTCCCGATGAACGCACCGCGATGCGCAAAGGGGTTATCAGCCAGCGAACGGCCTGGATTAAGCAACAGGCGCAGTACTATATCGAAGCCGGTATTCCTATTGATATTAAGGTGGTGTGGCATAACCGCCCATTCGAAGCCATCATCCAGGAAGTGATCGCTGGCGGACACGACCTGCTGCTGAAAATGGCGCACCAGCATGACAAGCTGGAAGCCGTGATCTTCACGCCCACCGACTGGCATCTGCTGCGTAAATGCCCCTGCCCGGTGTGGATGGTCAAAGACCAGCCGTGGCCGGAAGGCGGTAAGGCGCTGGTGGCGGTGAACCTTGCCAGCGAAGAGCTTTACCACAACGCGCTGAATGAAAAGCTGGTGAGAGAAACGCTGAAACTGGCGGATGATGTCAACCACACCGAAGTTCATCTGATCGGAGCCTATCCGGTTACGCCAATCAATATTGCCATTGAGTTGCCTGATTTTGACCCAAGCGTGTATAACGACGCCATTCGCGGCCAGCATCTTGTGGCCATGAAGGCTCTGCGCCAGAAATACGGCATTGATGAAAAGATGACGCACGTTGAGAAAGGGCTGCCGGAAGAGGTTATCCCTGACCTGGCCGAACATCTTCAGGCCGGGATTGTGGTGCTCGGCACCGTCGGGCGAACGGGGCTTTCCGCAGCGTTTTTGGGCAACACCGCAGAACAGGTTATCGACCATTTGCGCTGTGATTTACTGGTAATAAAACCGGACGATTACCAAACGCCGGTTGAGATGGATGACCCCGAAGATGACTGA
- the fnr gene encoding fumarate/nitrate reduction transcriptional regulator Fnr — protein sequence MIPEKRIIRRIQSGGCAIHCQDCSISQLCIPFTLNEHELDQLDNIIERKKPIQKGQTLFKAGDELKSLYAIRSGTIKSYTITEQGDEQITGFHLAGDLVGFDAIGTGHHPSFAQALETSMVCEIPFETLDDLSGKMPSLRQQMMRLMSGEIKGDQDMILLLSKKNAEERLAAFIYNLSRRFAQRGFSPREFRLTMTRGDIGNYLGLTVETISRLLGRFQKNGMLAVKGKYITIENIDLLSDLAGQSRNVA from the coding sequence ATGATCCCTGAAAAGCGTATTATTCGACGAATTCAGTCTGGCGGTTGTGCTATCCATTGCCAGGATTGCAGCATCAGTCAATTATGCATCCCCTTCACGCTTAATGAGCATGAACTCGATCAGCTTGATAATATCATCGAGCGTAAAAAGCCGATTCAAAAGGGTCAAACCCTGTTTAAAGCAGGTGATGAACTGAAATCGCTGTACGCTATTCGCTCTGGCACCATCAAAAGCTATACCATTACCGAGCAAGGCGATGAGCAAATCACCGGTTTCCACCTCGCAGGTGACCTGGTCGGCTTCGACGCCATCGGCACTGGCCATCACCCTAGCTTTGCTCAGGCACTCGAAACCTCGATGGTTTGTGAAATCCCGTTTGAAACGCTCGACGATCTGTCCGGTAAAATGCCGAGCCTGCGCCAGCAGATGATGCGCCTGATGAGCGGCGAAATTAAAGGCGATCAGGACATGATTTTACTGTTGTCGAAAAAGAATGCCGAAGAGCGCCTGGCGGCGTTTATCTACAATCTTTCTCGCCGCTTTGCACAGCGCGGCTTCTCACCGCGTGAGTTCCGCCTGACCATGACCCGCGGCGATATCGGTAACTACCTGGGCCTGACGGTAGAAACCATCAGCCGCCTGCTGGGGCGCTTCCAGAAAAACGGTATGCTGGCGGTGAAAGGCAAATACATCACCATCGAGAATATCGATCTGTTATCCGACCTCGCGGGCCAGTCACGCAACGTCGCCTGA
- the ogt gene encoding methylated-DNA--[protein]-cysteine S-methyltransferase gives MLTILEDKIDTPLGPLWILCDEQFRLRAVEWEEHGDRMEQLLNIHYGKQGFQRVSSRNPGNLGSKLRDYFAGDLAVIDNLPTATAGTDFQRQVWQALRDIPCGRVMHYGELAEQLGRAGAARAVGAANGSNPVSIVVPCHRVIGRNGTMTGYAGGVARKEWLLRHEGYLLL, from the coding sequence GTGCTGACAATACTGGAAGATAAGATTGACACTCCGCTTGGGCCGCTGTGGATCCTGTGCGACGAACAGTTCAGGCTTCGGGCCGTGGAATGGGAAGAGCACGGCGACCGCATGGAACAGCTGCTGAACATTCACTATGGGAAACAAGGGTTTCAACGCGTTAGCAGCCGTAACCCTGGGAACCTCGGCAGCAAGCTGCGTGACTATTTTGCTGGCGATCTGGCGGTGATTGATAATCTGCCCACGGCAACGGCAGGCACGGATTTCCAGCGCCAGGTTTGGCAGGCCCTGCGCGATATTCCCTGCGGACGAGTGATGCATTATGGCGAACTGGCAGAGCAGCTAGGCCGCGCAGGCGCTGCGCGCGCGGTCGGCGCCGCGAACGGCTCAAACCCGGTGAGCATTGTGGTGCCGTGCCATCGCGTCATTGGCCGGAACGGGACAATGACCGGTTACGCAGGCGGCGTGGCGCGGAAAGAGTGGCTGCTGCGCCATGAAGGTTATTTATTACTGTAA
- the smrA gene encoding DNA endonuclease SmrA produces the protein MNLDDKSLFLDAMEDVKPLKNCADSQWIKPQKDRIGVKPDTTQLDNFLTTDFLDIIPLDTPLEYKREGLQSGVLDKLRLGKYSQQASLNLLRQPVERCRQMLFAYIMQAKQDGLRNLLIVHGKGREDKSHANVVRSFLGRWLAEFDEVQAFCVAMPHHGGSGACYVALKKSEQAKLETWEKHAKRSR, from the coding sequence GTGAACCTTGACGACAAATCGCTGTTTCTTGACGCCATGGAGGATGTCAAACCGCTGAAAAACTGTGCGGACAGCCAGTGGATCAAACCTCAGAAAGATCGCATTGGCGTAAAGCCAGACACTACCCAACTGGACAACTTTCTCACCACCGATTTTCTGGACATCATTCCCCTCGACACGCCGCTGGAGTACAAGCGTGAGGGCCTACAGAGCGGCGTACTGGACAAGCTCCGGCTCGGAAAATACAGCCAGCAAGCAAGCCTTAATCTGCTCCGCCAGCCCGTGGAGCGCTGCCGGCAGATGCTGTTTGCCTATATTATGCAGGCTAAGCAGGATGGCCTGCGTAATCTGCTGATCGTGCACGGCAAAGGGCGAGAAGATAAATCCCATGCCAACGTGGTGCGTAGCTTCCTTGGGCGCTGGCTGGCCGAGTTTGACGAAGTGCAGGCTTTTTGCGTGGCGATGCCGCACCACGGCGGCAGCGGGGCCTGCTATGTGGCTTTAAAAAAATCAGAGCAGGCCAAACTGGAAACCTGGGAGAAACACGCCAAACGAAGCCGTTGA
- a CDS encoding LysR substrate-binding domain-containing protein, translating to MEKNGLFSQRIRLRHLHTFVAVAQQGTLGRAAETLNLSQPALSKTLNELEQLTGTRLFERGRLGAQLTLTGEQFLTHAVKVLDALNHAGQSFVRREDRPSDVIRIGALPTAALGILPAVIGEFHRQQSDVTLQVGTMNNTMLLAGLKSGELDLGIGRMSDPELMTGLNYELLFLESLKLVVRPNHPLLHENITLSRVMEWPAVVSPQGTVPRDNAESLLASQGCKLPSTCIETLSASLSRQLTVDYNYVWFVPSGAVKDDLRQGTLTALPVPIPGVGEPIGILTRVDTQLSTAAQILLSSIRKSMPS from the coding sequence ATGGAAAAAAATGGTCTCTTCAGTCAGCGCATTCGCTTGCGCCATTTACATACTTTCGTGGCCGTCGCTCAGCAGGGAACACTGGGCCGCGCGGCTGAAACTCTTAACCTGAGCCAGCCTGCGCTCTCCAAAACCCTCAATGAACTGGAGCAGCTTACCGGTACACGCCTGTTCGAACGCGGGCGGTTAGGCGCTCAGCTTACGCTCACCGGCGAGCAGTTTTTAACCCATGCGGTAAAAGTTCTGGATGCCCTGAATCATGCCGGGCAGTCGTTTGTCCGCCGGGAAGACCGGCCTTCTGATGTGATACGAATTGGCGCGCTGCCTACCGCCGCGTTGGGTATTTTACCGGCGGTGATCGGCGAGTTTCATAGGCAGCAAAGCGACGTCACCCTGCAGGTCGGCACCATGAATAACACCATGCTGCTGGCAGGGCTAAAGTCCGGGGAACTGGATTTAGGCATCGGGCGCATGTCCGATCCTGAGCTGATGACGGGCCTGAATTATGAACTGCTGTTCCTTGAGTCTCTCAAGCTGGTTGTTCGCCCTAATCACCCGCTGCTGCATGAAAATATCACCCTTAGCCGGGTGATGGAATGGCCTGCGGTGGTTTCTCCCCAGGGTACGGTGCCGCGCGATAACGCGGAATCTTTGCTCGCTTCACAGGGCTGCAAACTGCCTTCCACCTGTATCGAAACGCTTTCGGCTTCGCTCTCTCGCCAGCTGACCGTAGACTACAACTATGTCTGGTTTGTGCCTTCCGGCGCGGTGAAGGACGATTTACGCCAGGGTACGCTGACCGCACTTCCTGTTCCGATTCCGGGCGTCGGGGAACCTATTGGTATTCTTACGCGAGTGGACACTCAGCTCTCAACGGCCGCGCAAATTCTGCTGTCTTCGATTCGGAAATCAATGCCGTCCTGA
- a CDS encoding VOC family protein, whose amino-acid sequence MANTLTADEIRDKFSQAMSAMYQQEVPQYGTLLELVADVNLAVLEHDPELHQQLENADELARLNVERHGAIRVGKAEELAVLKRIFAVMGMHPVGYYDLSQAGVPVHSTAFRPIDDQALARNPFRVFTSLLRLELIDNPTLRARAAAILDKRDIFTPRCREMLDLHDRQGGFSEAEANTFVAEALETFRWHQHATVDADTYRALHDEHRLIADVVCFRGCHINHLTPRTLDIDRVQAMMPERGISPKAIIEGPPRRERPILLRQTSFKALEEPILFAGEHHGTHTARFGEIEQRGVALTPKGRALYDELLLEAGNGTDNLSHQQHLQEVFSRFPDSDALLRRQGLAYFRYRLTPVGDMHRQSIKPGDDPQLLIERGWLIAQPIIYEDFLPVSAAGIFQSNLGSDGGQRQHGHSSRSEFETALGAAVADEFSLYQQAEDRSKRRCGLL is encoded by the coding sequence ATGGCGAACACCCTCACGGCCGATGAGATTCGGGACAAATTTTCGCAAGCTATGTCGGCGATGTACCAGCAAGAAGTTCCGCAGTACGGCACGCTGTTAGAACTGGTGGCGGATGTAAACCTGGCCGTGCTGGAACACGATCCTGAGCTGCACCAGCAACTCGAAAATGCCGACGAGCTGGCAAGATTAAACGTAGAGCGCCACGGCGCGATTCGCGTAGGGAAGGCCGAAGAGCTGGCGGTGCTGAAGCGAATTTTCGCGGTGATGGGCATGCATCCGGTGGGCTACTACGATCTTTCCCAGGCCGGGGTGCCGGTGCATTCGACCGCTTTTCGCCCGATTGACGACCAGGCGCTGGCACGAAATCCCTTCCGCGTGTTTACCTCTTTATTGCGTCTGGAGCTTATCGACAACCCGACGCTAAGGGCCCGTGCTGCCGCCATTCTCGATAAACGCGACATTTTCACTCCCCGCTGCCGCGAAATGCTCGATCTTCACGACAGGCAGGGCGGATTCAGCGAGGCAGAGGCGAACACCTTTGTGGCTGAAGCGCTGGAAACGTTCCGCTGGCATCAGCATGCCACGGTTGACGCCGACACATACCGCGCTCTGCATGACGAACACCGCCTGATTGCCGATGTGGTTTGCTTCCGCGGCTGTCACATTAACCATCTCACGCCGCGCACGCTGGATATCGACCGCGTTCAGGCGATGATGCCGGAGCGGGGTATCTCGCCCAAAGCCATTATTGAAGGCCCGCCTCGCCGGGAACGGCCCATTCTGCTGCGTCAGACCAGTTTTAAAGCGCTGGAAGAGCCTATTTTGTTTGCCGGTGAGCACCACGGCACGCACACCGCCCGGTTTGGTGAGATTGAACAGCGCGGCGTGGCGCTGACGCCGAAAGGCCGCGCGCTGTATGATGAATTATTGCTCGAAGCGGGTAACGGCACGGACAACCTAAGCCATCAGCAGCATTTGCAGGAAGTGTTCAGCCGCTTCCCGGACAGCGATGCGCTGCTACGTCGCCAGGGGCTGGCCTATTTTCGCTACCGCCTGACGCCGGTGGGGGACATGCATCGCCAGTCCATCAAACCAGGCGACGATCCGCAGTTGCTGATTGAGCGCGGCTGGCTCATCGCCCAGCCTATTATCTATGAAGACTTCCTGCCGGTTAGCGCCGCGGGCATCTTCCAGTCAAATTTAGGCAGTGACGGTGGGCAGCGGCAGCACGGGCACTCCAGCCGCAGCGAGTTCGAAACGGCGCTGGGTGCGGCGGTCGCCGATGAATTCAGCCTTTATCAACAGGCGGAGGATCGCAGCAAACGCCGTTGCGGTTTACTGTAA
- a CDS encoding carboxylesterase/lipase family protein, with amino-acid sequence MEHVVNVAQGQLSGALQGNIAVYRGIPFAMPPTGNLRWRAPQPPENWQGIRVADTFAPACWQSLEYCKAVGGGDPGQFSEDCLYLNIWTPARGTGKPLPVMVWLHGGGYTIGAGSLPPYDGAALASRGVVLVTVNYRLGHLGFFAHPALDEENPEGPIHNFALLDQIAALKWVRDNIAAFGGDASNVTLFGESAGARSVLSLLASPLASGLFHKGIIQSAYTLPDVDRRKALKRGVAVAEHFGLKNADAEALRSLPASELWALEAPLNIGPTPVSGDIVLPEPMLDTFFAGRQHRMPLMVGSNSDEASVLSYFGIDPAGQVELLRREKRFGLGLIKLLYPGVKGDAELGRQVCRDMAFTTLGFVVMQAQQRAGQPCWRYYFDYVAEAERETYANGTWHGNEVAYVFNTLQLSPPASEYVTERDLQFAAQIGDYWVSFARSAGARSKALPGPLSWPASTKGRDRTLRLGVHLRGQFKVENRFMRLRMQLFKRVMKHHVSLD; translated from the coding sequence ATGGAACACGTTGTTAACGTCGCTCAGGGTCAACTGAGCGGCGCCCTTCAGGGGAATATTGCGGTGTATCGCGGTATTCCCTTTGCCATGCCTCCCACTGGAAATCTGCGCTGGCGAGCGCCTCAGCCGCCAGAAAACTGGCAAGGTATTCGCGTCGCCGATACCTTCGCTCCGGCCTGCTGGCAAAGCCTGGAATACTGTAAAGCCGTCGGCGGCGGCGATCCGGGCCAGTTCTCAGAAGACTGCCTTTACCTCAATATCTGGACACCCGCCCGTGGAACGGGCAAACCCTTGCCGGTGATGGTCTGGCTGCATGGGGGAGGCTACACCATCGGGGCTGGCTCTTTGCCGCCGTATGATGGCGCTGCGCTGGCCTCGCGCGGCGTGGTGTTAGTGACGGTGAACTACCGGCTTGGGCATCTGGGCTTTTTTGCTCATCCTGCATTGGATGAAGAAAACCCGGAAGGGCCGATTCACAACTTTGCCTTGCTCGACCAGATAGCTGCGCTGAAGTGGGTGCGGGACAACATCGCAGCTTTTGGCGGGGACGCTAGCAACGTTACGCTGTTTGGCGAGTCAGCAGGCGCTCGCAGCGTGCTTTCTCTGCTGGCGTCGCCTTTGGCCAGCGGCCTGTTCCACAAAGGAATCATACAAAGCGCCTATACGCTGCCGGATGTCGATCGCCGTAAAGCGTTGAAGCGCGGCGTGGCGGTGGCAGAGCATTTTGGGCTTAAAAATGCAGATGCTGAAGCGCTGCGTTCCCTTCCCGCCAGTGAACTATGGGCGCTGGAGGCCCCGCTAAACATCGGGCCGACGCCCGTCAGCGGCGACATTGTTCTGCCTGAACCGATGCTGGACACGTTTTTTGCCGGACGGCAGCACCGCATGCCGCTGATGGTGGGCAGCAACAGCGATGAGGCCAGCGTGCTGAGCTACTTCGGGATTGACCCTGCGGGCCAGGTTGAGCTTCTGCGTCGGGAAAAGCGTTTTGGCCTGGGGCTGATCAAGCTGCTGTATCCTGGCGTTAAAGGCGATGCTGAGCTGGGGCGTCAGGTGTGCCGGGACATGGCCTTTACCACGCTGGGGTTTGTGGTGATGCAGGCGCAGCAGCGCGCGGGCCAGCCCTGCTGGCGGTATTATTTTGACTACGTGGCGGAGGCCGAGCGTGAAACTTACGCCAACGGCACCTGGCACGGCAACGAAGTGGCTTATGTGTTTAACACGCTGCAGCTTTCCCCGCCTGCCAGTGAATATGTGACTGAACGTGACCTGCAGTTTGCCGCTCAGATTGGCGATTATTGGGTCAGCTTCGCCCGCAGCGCCGGGGCGCGCAGCAAAGCGTTACCTGGGCCGTTAAGCTGGCCTGCCAGCACCAAAGGGCGAGACCGCACCTTGCGGCTGGGCGTTCATCTGCGGGGGCAGTTTAAGGTAGAAAATCGCTTTATGCGGCTGAGAATGCAGTTATTTAAGCGAGTGATGAAACACCACGTTAGTCTGGACTGA
- a CDS encoding LysR family transcriptional regulator, giving the protein MTRRNFPLNTLDAFLVTARHLNLTRAAKELCLTQGAVSRKIAALEQWLGFALFERHARGLRLTPQGSALLPDLQSAFNTLLDVADRACHKPEIIRLKAPTCAMRWLVPKLIQLEQRMPEIQVALTTTVEHGVNFKNEPFDAAIVFGQQAKSGTLLFEERLTPVISQALMPPEGSNWERLTFLHPTRDRTDWSLWLSDNPSPPWQTMQKNQHFDTMDLAISAAIQGFGIAIADETLVAEDLRTGRLARPFAGSVKTGASYRLAVKPGSEGTAGLEAFCNALLSPD; this is encoded by the coding sequence ATGACCCGGCGTAATTTTCCCCTAAATACTCTCGATGCTTTCCTGGTCACGGCCAGGCACCTGAACCTCACCAGAGCGGCAAAAGAGCTTTGCCTGACCCAGGGTGCCGTCAGCCGTAAAATCGCGGCGCTGGAACAGTGGCTGGGGTTTGCGCTATTTGAGCGCCATGCACGCGGATTACGCCTCACGCCCCAGGGCAGCGCCCTGCTGCCCGATCTCCAGAGCGCCTTTAACACGCTGCTGGACGTAGCCGACCGGGCCTGCCATAAGCCTGAAATTATTCGTCTTAAGGCCCCCACCTGCGCTATGCGGTGGCTGGTGCCGAAACTGATTCAGCTTGAGCAACGTATGCCTGAGATCCAGGTAGCGTTAACCACCACCGTGGAGCACGGCGTCAATTTCAAAAACGAGCCGTTTGATGCCGCCATCGTGTTTGGTCAGCAGGCCAAAAGCGGCACGCTGCTGTTTGAAGAAAGGCTGACGCCGGTTATCAGCCAGGCGCTTATGCCGCCAGAGGGCAGCAACTGGGAGCGATTAACCTTTTTGCACCCGACTCGCGATCGCACCGACTGGTCATTGTGGCTGTCAGATAATCCCTCTCCCCCGTGGCAAACGATGCAGAAAAATCAGCATTTCGACACTATGGATCTGGCGATCAGCGCCGCCATTCAGGGATTTGGGATAGCCATCGCAGACGAAACGCTGGTGGCCGAAGATCTTCGTACCGGACGGCTAGCGCGGCCTTTTGCCGGGAGCGTAAAAACCGGGGCCAGTTACAGGCTGGCAGTGAAGCCCGGCAGCGAAGGCACCGCCGGGCTGGAGGCATTTTGCAATGCGTTACTCAGTCCAGACTAA
- a CDS encoding pyridoxal phosphate-dependent aminotransferase — translation MAIQTPVQQRSKLPDVGTTIFTVIGQLSAQHKAINLSQGAPNFPCDPKLIAGVTKAMQEGHNQYAPMTGLASLKQLIADKVASLYGAVYDPAEEVLVTASASEGLYSAIGGLVHPGDEVIYFEPSFDSYAPIVRLQGAKPVAIKLSLPDFTVNWDEVRAAITPRTRMIIVNTPHNPSGQVFSAHDLEMLAALTRNTDIVILSDEVYEHIVFDGKKHHGMATHPQLAERSVVVSSFGKTFHVTGWRVGYCLAPAALMDEICKVHQFLMFSADTPMQYAFADYMSDPQTYLSLAAFYQRKRDLMQSLLADSPFELLPSGGSFFLLARFGHFSDESDSEMVKRLITDYGVATIPLSAFYTDGTDNKIIRLSFAKDEATLRAGAEALCRVKPR, via the coding sequence ATGGCCATACAAACCCCGGTACAACAACGTTCAAAATTGCCGGACGTCGGAACCACGATTTTTACGGTGATCGGCCAGCTTTCCGCGCAGCACAAGGCGATAAATCTTTCTCAGGGTGCCCCCAACTTCCCGTGTGACCCAAAACTGATCGCCGGCGTCACCAAAGCCATGCAGGAAGGGCATAACCAGTACGCCCCGATGACCGGCCTGGCATCCCTGAAACAGCTGATTGCCGATAAAGTGGCGAGCCTTTACGGGGCCGTGTATGACCCTGCAGAGGAGGTGCTGGTCACCGCCAGCGCCAGCGAAGGGCTTTATTCTGCCATCGGCGGCCTGGTACATCCCGGCGATGAAGTTATCTATTTTGAGCCATCTTTTGACAGCTACGCACCGATTGTCCGCCTGCAGGGCGCCAAACCGGTGGCGATCAAGCTGAGCCTGCCGGATTTCACCGTTAACTGGGACGAAGTGCGGGCGGCGATTACGCCACGCACGCGGATGATTATCGTGAACACGCCGCATAACCCAAGCGGGCAGGTGTTCAGCGCCCATGACCTGGAAATGCTGGCGGCGCTAACCCGCAATACCGACATCGTGATTCTGTCCGATGAAGTGTATGAACACATTGTCTTTGACGGCAAAAAGCACCACGGCATGGCGACGCACCCGCAGCTGGCCGAGCGCAGCGTGGTTGTGTCGTCATTCGGTAAAACCTTCCACGTCACAGGCTGGCGGGTCGGGTATTGCCTGGCCCCGGCGGCGCTGATGGATGAGATCTGCAAGGTGCATCAGTTCCTGATGTTCTCCGCCGACACGCCGATGCAGTATGCGTTCGCCGACTATATGAGCGATCCGCAAACTTATCTTTCACTGGCGGCGTTTTATCAGCGCAAGCGTGATTTAATGCAGTCTTTGCTGGCTGATTCGCCGTTTGAACTGCTGCCGAGCGGTGGGTCATTCTTCCTGCTGGCCCGCTTCGGGCACTTCAGCGATGAGTCCGACAGCGAGATGGTGAAGCGGCTAATCACCGATTACGGCGTGGCGACCATTCCGCTCTCCGCGTTTTATACCGATGGTACTGACAATAAAATTATCCGGCTCTCATTTGCCAAAGATGAAGCTACATTACGGGCGGGCGCTGAGGCGCTGTGCCGGGTTAAGCCACGCTGA
- a CDS encoding transporter substrate-binding domain-containing protein, translating to MKKVYALSLLLGLCSSFSALAAGELRYGLEAEYPPFESRNSAGELEGFDVELGKAICQAASLKCTWVETSFDSLIPGLVAKKFDAINSAMNITEQRRKSIDFTQPIYRIPSQLVGKEGSGLEATPEGLKGKTIGVLQGSIQETYAKEHWEKQGVNVVSYKDQNMAWADLLNGRIDASLVMSAAGQAGFLSTPQGKGFGFIGKPVSDDTILGSGIGFGLRKGDAVTKKELDAAIDKVKADGTVTKLAQKFFPGIDVSVK from the coding sequence ATGAAAAAAGTTTATGCGCTAAGTTTGCTTCTTGGGCTGTGTTCTTCGTTTTCTGCGCTGGCAGCCGGTGAGCTGCGCTATGGCCTCGAAGCGGAATATCCCCCGTTTGAAAGCCGCAACAGCGCGGGCGAGCTGGAAGGGTTTGACGTCGAGCTGGGGAAAGCCATTTGCCAGGCGGCCAGCCTCAAATGTACCTGGGTTGAAACGTCGTTCGATTCGCTGATCCCAGGGCTGGTGGCGAAGAAGTTTGACGCCATCAACTCGGCAATGAACATCACCGAGCAGCGCCGCAAGAGTATTGATTTTACCCAGCCAATCTACCGTATCCCGTCTCAACTGGTGGGCAAAGAAGGCAGTGGCCTTGAAGCCACGCCGGAAGGGCTGAAAGGCAAAACCATCGGCGTGCTCCAGGGCTCCATTCAGGAAACCTATGCCAAAGAGCACTGGGAAAAGCAGGGCGTGAACGTCGTGTCGTACAAAGACCAGAACATGGCCTGGGCTGATTTGCTGAATGGCCGTATTGATGCCTCGCTGGTGATGTCCGCTGCGGGCCAGGCTGGCTTCCTCAGCACGCCGCAGGGTAAGGGCTTTGGCTTTATCGGCAAGCCGGTTAGCGACGACACCATCCTCGGCAGCGGGATTGGTTTTGGTCTGCGTAAAGGTGACGCGGTCACGAAAAAAGAGCTGGATGCGGCCATAGATAAAGTGAAAGCCGACGGCACCGTGACGAAGCTTGCACAGAAGTTCTTCCCTGGCATCGACGTTAGCGTGAAGTAA